A window of the Pyrodictium abyssi genome harbors these coding sequences:
- the cyaB gene encoding class IV adenylate cyclase: MAGGGVEVEAKLRLASCRELERVRRRLEELGAWLEGEVVEEDTYFRHPCRDFAETDEALRLRIVGGRAEMTYKGPKRIIGGSKARAEYTTAVADPGEAARILEALGFRPAATVRKHRIYYRLGDVAVSLDRVEGLGCFLEAEYRGPGGPEEASKAIEEALEKLGVATRERVYKSYLELLLENHAASTPEA; this comes from the coding sequence ATGGCCGGGGGAGGCGTAGAGGTCGAGGCTAAGCTCCGGCTAGCCAGTTGCCGGGAGCTAGAGAGGGTCCGCAGGCGGCTAGAGGAGCTGGGCGCCTGGCTCGAGGGGGAGGTTGTGGAGGAGGACACGTACTTCCGGCACCCGTGCCGCGACTTCGCGGAGACCGACGAGGCGCTTAGGCTCCGCATCGTCGGCGGTAGGGCCGAGATGACCTACAAGGGGCCCAAGAGGATAATCGGCGGCTCTAAGGCCCGCGCAGAGTACACCACCGCGGTCGCCGACCCCGGGGAGGCGGCGCGCATCCTCGAGGCCCTCGGGTTCCGCCCCGCCGCGACGGTGAGGAAGCACCGCATCTACTACCGGCTCGGCGACGTGGCTGTCTCGCTCGACCGCGTGGAGGGCCTCGGCTGCTTCCTCGAGGCAGAGTACCGGGGCCCCGGCGGCCCAGAAGAGGCGTCAAAGGCTATAGAGGAGGCCCTGGAGAAGCTCGGCGTAGCCACCCGGGAACGAGTCTACAAATCCTACCTCGAGCTACTCCTCGAAAACCACGCAGCCAGCACACCCGAGGCCTAG